The genomic stretch AGCGATGATCGTCATGACTGCGAACTGAGCGCCATAATTAGAAGAATATTGCCCTGTAAATTTCATAATAGAAAAGGGCAGCGTCTTGAACGTCTCGGATGTCAGAAACGTATTCGCCATAATAAATTCATTCCACCAGCTAATAAAATTCATAATGCATACCGTTGCGATGGCGGGCTTCGTCATCGGCATAATGATGCGGAAAATGACGCCAAAGACAGAGCAGCCGTCCATGACCGCCGATTCCTCAATGCTTTTTGGAATCGTCTCTAGAAAGCCCGAGATAATAAGCAGACTGATGGGCAGCGAGAACGCAATGTAGGGAAGAATCAACGATAGCGGATTATCAATGAGATTCAGCTTGTCGAACAAAATAAAGTTCGGCAGCAGTGTCGCATGAATCGGCACAATCATCCCAAGCATAATAAACGCCATGGCGGGACCGCGCAGCTTCCACTCCATTCTTGTAAATGCGTAGCCCAGCATTAGCGCCAAAAAGGCGGCCACTACAATCGTTACAGTTGTAATCATTAAGCTGTTCAATAAGAAGCGCGGAACGCTCCCATATGTGAATGCATTCACATAGTTATTCCATTCAAATGATTTAGGCCATTTCAAAATACCGCTGCCAAAAAAATCTCCGCTCTTCAGAAACGAATAATTAATGAGCCAAATAAGCGGAAAAATTTGAAGCAGTGCTACTGCCCAGAGGATCAAATGAAGAATGACCTTTAACGCGGGCGCTGCCGCAGCCTTCTTCTTATTCCCCCTTTGCGCCTCGCGATTGGTCTTAGCTGTAATGGCTCCCACAAGCATGCCTCCTATAAAAAAATCGTATACCCACTAACCGCTGCGCCTAAGCCTGCGTTAAAACTCGCCAACGTCCTTTTTGAACGCCTTATTCATCGCCATGGTCACGATGAGACAAATAATGACGAACACCACGGATATTGCGTTTCCATAGCCATATAAGGAGGAGGAGAACGCGGTTTTGTACAAATAGTTGCCGATGAACTGCGTCGTGTTCGCAGGCCCCCCGTTCGTCATGAGAAATACGGTCTCCATCTGCTTTAGACAAGCCGTAACTGCTATAACGACTGCAACCCGTACCATCGGAGACAGCAGTGGAATAATGACACGCGTATACAGCTTCACTCTTCCTGCCCCATCCAGCTCAGCCGCTTCGAAGAGATCCTGCGGGATGCCTTGAAGTCCTGCGTAATAGAGCAGCAGCGCGTAACCGAAGCCCTGCCACATCACAACTACAACGATGCACCAAATAGCGATTTGCGGGTCACCGAGCCAATCCTGCTTCCATGTACTTAACCCCACGCCTTCG from Paenibacillus sp. FSL H8-0548 encodes the following:
- a CDS encoding carbohydrate ABC transporter permease; this encodes MGAITAKTNREAQRGNKKKAAAAPALKVILHLILWAVALLQIFPLIWLINYSFLKSGDFFGSGILKWPKSFEWNNYVNAFTYGSVPRFLLNSLMITTVTIVVAAFLALMLGYAFTRMEWKLRGPAMAFIMLGMIVPIHATLLPNFILFDKLNLIDNPLSLILPYIAFSLPISLLIISGFLETIPKSIEESAVMDGCSVFGVIFRIIMPMTKPAIATVCIMNFISWWNEFIMANTFLTSETFKTLPFSIMKFTGQYSSNYGAQFAVMTIIALPTVIIYLLFTEQMSRGITAGAVKG
- a CDS encoding sugar ABC transporter permease, which translates into the protein MHKLMSNRITIFWLVAPGFLLFLFMVCLPIIMSGYYGTTNWTGIGAYDFVGFDNYTKILFHDAVFWRSMLNALLLLAATLLIQHPIALLFAIFVTHAGKLEKWFRAIFFIPAVISIVVTSKMWVSVFHPNFGMLNKLLEGVGLSTWKQDWLGDPQIAIWCIVVVVMWQGFGYALLLYYAGLQGIPQDLFEAAELDGAGRVKLYTRVIIPLLSPMVRVAVVIAVTACLKQMETVFLMTNGGPANTTQFIGNYLYKTAFSSSLYGYGNAISVVFVIICLIVTMAMNKAFKKDVGEF